The Prinia subflava isolate CZ2003 ecotype Zambia chromosome 13, Cam_Psub_1.2, whole genome shotgun sequence genome contains a region encoding:
- the RRAD gene encoding GTP-binding protein RAD, giving the protein MTLNRGDKRRGSTPFAGQQHLHRRSMPVDERDLRPPPPDELSGLVRCTSYSPGGAHRQSWASDSSDSVISSGSDSDGLYKVILLGEHGVGKTSLARIFGGVEDCADAEEAGNTYDRSIIVDGEEASLVVFDIWEQDDSQWLQNHCMKMGDAYIIVYSVTDKVSFEKASELRIQLRRARQTEDIPIILVGNKSDLVRSREVSVDEGRACAVVFDCKFIETSAALHHNVQDLFEGIVRQIRLRKDSKEDNARRMANTKRRESISKKAKRFLGRIVAKNNKKMAFKAKSKSCHDLSVL; this is encoded by the exons ATGACTCTGAACCGCGGCGACAAGCGGCGCGGCAGCACGCCGTTCGCGGGGCAGCAGCACCTACACCGCCGCAGCATGCCCGTGGACGAGCGCGACctgcggccgccgccgcccgacGAGCTGTCGGGCTTGGTGCGCTGCACCTCGTACAGCCCCGGCGGCGCGCACCGCCAGAGCTGGGCCTCCGACTCCTCCGACTCCGTCATCTCCTCGGGCAGCGACTCCGACGGCCTCTACAAGGTGATCCTGCTGGGCGAGCACGGCGTCGGCAAGACCAGCCTGGCGCGCATCTTCGGCGGCGTGGAGGACTGCGCGGACGCGGAGGAGGCCG GAAATACATATGACAGATCAATTATAGTTGATGGAGAAGAAGCGTCTCTCGTGGTGTTTGATATATGGGAGCAG GATGACAGCCAATGGCTCCAGAACCACTGCATGAAAATGGGAGATGCCTATATTATTGTATACTCAGTGACAGACAAAGTTAGTTTTGAAAAGGCTTCAGAACTGAGAATCCAGCTGAGAAGAGCAAGGCAGACAGAAGATATTCCTATTATCCTTGTGGGAAATAAAAGTGACCTGGTCAGGTCCCGGGAGGTCTCAGTTGATG AGGGCCGGGCCTGTGCCGTGGTGTTTGACTGCAAGTTCATCGAGACCTCGGCTGCTCTGCACCACAACGTGCAGGACCTGTTCGAGGGCATCGTGCGCCAGATCCGCCTGCGCAAGGACAGCAAAGAGGACAACGCTCGCAGGATGGCCAACACCAAGAGGAGGGAGAGCATCAGCAAAAAGGCCAAGCGATTTCTCGGCAGGATTGTGGCAAAGAACAATAAGAAGATGGCTTTCAAAGCAAAATCAAAGTCCTGCCATGACTTGTCTGTGCTATAG
- the CIAO2B gene encoding cytosolic iron-sulfur assembly component 2B isoform X1, with amino-acid sequence MVGPGPGVAPLENANPLIYRRSGERPVTAREEDDELPDAIDDREIFDLIRSINDPEHPLTLEELNVVEQVRVKVNDAESTVSVEFTPTIPHCSMATLIGLSIKVKLLRSLPDRFKLDVHITPGTHASEHAVNKQLADKERVAAALENSHLLEVVNQCLSARS; translated from the exons aTGGTGGGTCCGGGCCCGGGCGTGGCTCCGCTGGAGAACGCGAACCCCCTCATCTACCGCCGCTCCGGGGAGCGCCCCGTGACGGCCCGCGAGGAGGATGACGAGCTGCCCGACGCCATCGACGACCGGGAGATCTTCGAT CTCATCCGCTCCATCAATGACCCCGAGCACCCGCTCACCCTGGAGGAGCTGAACGTCGTGGAGCAAGTGCGAGTGAAA GTGAACGATGCTGAGAGCACGGTGTCGGTGGAGTTCACGCCCACCATCCCGCACTGCAGCATGGCCACGCTCATCGGCCTCTCCATCAAGGTCAAACTGCTCCGCTCCCTGCCCGACAGGTTCAAG ctGGATGTTCAtataacaccaggaacacatGCCTCTGAGCACGCAG TTAATAAACAGCTCGCTGATAAAGAGCGTGTGGCAGCTGCTTTGGAGAACTCTCACCTGCTGGAAGTGGTGAATCAGTGTTTGTCTGCTCGGTCATAA
- the CIAO2B gene encoding cytosolic iron-sulfur assembly component 2B isoform X2: MVGPGPGVAPLENANPLIYRRSGERPVTAREEDDELPDAIDDREIFDLIRSINDPEHPLTLEELNVVEQVRVKVNDAESTVSVEFTPTIPHCSMATLIGLSIKVKLLRSLPDRFKLDVHITPGTHASEHADSR; the protein is encoded by the exons aTGGTGGGTCCGGGCCCGGGCGTGGCTCCGCTGGAGAACGCGAACCCCCTCATCTACCGCCGCTCCGGGGAGCGCCCCGTGACGGCCCGCGAGGAGGATGACGAGCTGCCCGACGCCATCGACGACCGGGAGATCTTCGAT CTCATCCGCTCCATCAATGACCCCGAGCACCCGCTCACCCTGGAGGAGCTGAACGTCGTGGAGCAAGTGCGAGTGAAA GTGAACGATGCTGAGAGCACGGTGTCGGTGGAGTTCACGCCCACCATCCCGCACTGCAGCATGGCCACGCTCATCGGCCTCTCCATCAAGGTCAAACTGCTCCGCTCCCTGCCCGACAGGTTCAAG ctGGATGTTCAtataacaccaggaacacatGCCTCTGAGCACGCAG ACAGTCGCTGA
- the LOC134557601 gene encoding carboxylesterase 5A-like isoform X2 — translation MTYFGFIHPSKRGLSCPQDLSMLKIAEKNFKEKHLAFQTSEDCLYLSVYSPAGSSKKDKLPVMVWIHGGNFIFGGAARYDGSALSAYENVVVVTIQYRLGLLGYFNTGDEHARGNWAYLDQVAALRWVQGNIEHFGGDPASVTLFGISAGSCSVFAHVLSPLSKGLFHKAISESGIIIPPSKNLHLSTDLEKIASVFKCESSSSLSLLNCLRKQEAEHIVRNSKEISFLPLVLDGVFLHKPPEEILAGKEFNAVPFMIGVTNNEFGWNIRSTSKMKGLREIGDRKSIASTVEVFLPMIDVPSDLLPMIIDEYLGDTEDPAELRDRFVDLLGDMAIVMPAIKALNYHRESGAPTYFFEFQHRPSAYWDSKPDYVKADHGDEVGFVFGGPFLAGDIQLRSEVTEEEKNLSRTLMKYWANFARNGNPNGEGLVEWPSYNRNEEYLQINLQQKKGRKLKEKKAEFWKKVMLEKANSKSMQNKKFKLEL, via the exons ATGACATACTTTGGTTTCATACACCCCTCTAAAAGAGGATTAAG ctGTCCTCAAGATCTGTCCATGTTgaaaatagctgaaaaaaactttaaagaaaagcaCCTTGCATTCCAAACGTCTGAGGACTGTTTGTATCTCAGTGTTTACAGCCCTGCTGGCTCAAGCAAAAAAGACAAGTTACCT GTAATGGTGTGGATCCATGGGGGCAATTTTATATTTGGTGGTGCTGCTCGGTATGATGGCTCTGCACTGTCAGCCTACGAGAATGTTGTGGTGGTAACGATTCAGTACAGACTGGGACTCCTTGGATACTTCAA CACTGGGGATGAGCACGCCCGCGGGAACTGGGCGTACTTGGATCAAGTCGCAGCCCTCCGGTGGGTGCAGGGAAATATTGAGCACTTTGGTGGAGACCCTGCATCTGTCACTCTCTTTGGGATATCTGCAGGATCTTGCTCTGTTTTTGCACAT GTGTTATCTCCTTTATCTAAGGGTCTCTTTCATAAAGCAATATCAGAGAGTGGAATTATAATTCCCCCCAGTAAAAATTTACATCTTTCAACAGATCTTGAG AAAATTGCCAGTGTCTTCAAGTGTGAGTCGAGCagttccctctccctgctgaacTGCTTGAGGAAGCAGGAAGCAGAACACATAGTCCGAAACAGCAAG GAAATTTCATTTCTACCCTTAGTTTTGGATGGAGTGTTTCTTCATAAGCCACCTGAAGAGATACTGGCTGGAAAAGAATTCAATGCAGTCCCATTCATGATAGGAGTCACCAACAATGAATTTGGCTGGAATATTAGATCG ACATCAAAAATGAAAGGTTTGAGGGAAATTGGAGATAGAAAATCAATTGCCTCGACTGTAGAGGTTTTTCTACCAATGATC GATGTACCCTCAGATCTTCTGCCCATGATCATAGATGAATATCTGGGAGACACAGAGGATCCTGCAGAGCTACGGGACCGATTCGTGGACCTGCTGGGGGACATGGCAATTGTCATGCCAGCCATTAAAGCACTGAATTATCACAGGG AGTCTGGAGCTCCCACCTACTTCTTTGAATTCCAGCACCGGCCCAGTGCTTACTGGGACAGCAAACCAGACTATGTGAAGGCTGACCACGGGGATGAAGTTGGTTTTGTCTTTGGGGGGCCATTTCTGGCTGGGGACATCCAGCTCCGCA gTGAAGTtacagaggaagagaagaaccTCAGCAGAACTCTAATGAAGTACTGGGCTAACTTTGCTCGCAATGG AAACCCTAATGGAGAGGGTCTGGTTGAATGGCCATCGTACAACCGAAATGAAGAATACTTGCAAATAAATCTACAgcagaagaaaggcagaaagttgaaagaaaagaaagcagaattcTGGAAAAAAGTGATGCTTGAAAAAGCAAATAGCAAAAGCATGCAAAACAAGAAGTTTAAATTAGAGTTATAG
- the LOC134557601 gene encoding fatty acyl-CoA hydrolase precursor, medium chain-like isoform X1 → MSQLRSALPGGAGQRGRAAGGPRRLGGSGGSVGSRGSVASPGSVASQGSVASRGSVASRGSVGSRGSVASRGSVASRVCIWRSGGAPCSSPSRFSRAPCPECPRRDFVPFSSHKSGESHGSPIGLTMSPASPVALLCALFYGAAFLVCGAEGQSGAEPEVTIALGQLKGIQTHVKGTDKLVNAFLGIPFAKAPLGSLRFSPPEPPEPWTGLRDATSHPPLCPQDLSMLKIAEKNFKEKHLAFQTSEDCLYLSVYSPAGSSKKDKLPVMVWIHGGNFIFGGAARYDGSALSAYENVVVVTIQYRLGLLGYFNTGDEHARGNWAYLDQVAALRWVQGNIEHFGGDPASVTLFGISAGSCSVFAHVLSPLSKGLFHKAISESGIIIPPSKNLHLSTDLEKIASVFKCESSSSLSLLNCLRKQEAEHIVRNSKEISFLPLVLDGVFLHKPPEEILAGKEFNAVPFMIGVTNNEFGWNIRSTSKMKGLREIGDRKSIASTVEVFLPMIDVPSDLLPMIIDEYLGDTEDPAELRDRFVDLLGDMAIVMPAIKALNYHRESGAPTYFFEFQHRPSAYWDSKPDYVKADHGDEVGFVFGGPFLAGDIQLRSEVTEEEKNLSRTLMKYWANFARNGNPNGEGLVEWPSYNRNEEYLQINLQQKKGRKLKEKKAEFWKKVMLEKANSKSMQNKKFKLEL, encoded by the exons ATGAGCCAACTGCGATCGGCGCTCCCGGGCGGCGCCGGGCAacgcgggcgggcggcgggcgggccgcGCCGGCtcgggggctctgggggctctgtCGGCTCTCGGGGCTCTGTCGCCTCTCCGGGCTCTGTCGCCTCTCAGGGCTCTGTCGCCTCTCGGGGCTCTGTCGCCTCTCGGGGCTCTGTCGGCTCTCGGGGCTCTGTCGCCTCTCGGGGCTCTGTCGCCTCTCGGGTTTGTATCTGGCGCTCTGGAGGCGCTCCCTGCAGTTCACCCTCACGGTTCAGCCGCGCTCCGTGCCCCGAGTGCCCTCGCCGGGACTTTGTCCCCTTCTCTTCGCATAAAAGCGGAGAGAGTCACGGGAGCCCGATCGGGCTGACAATGTCTCCTGCGAGCCCGGTCGCGCTGCTCTGCGCGTTGTTTTATGGCGCAGCGTTCCTCGTGTGCGGGGCAGAAG GTCAGAGTGGGGCTGAGCCAGAAGTGACTATTGCACTCGGACAGCTCAAAGGAATACAGACACATGTGAAGGGGACAGACAAGCTTGTAAATGCTTTCCTTGGAATTCCTTTTGCAAAAGCCCCTCTTGGATCCTTGAGATTTTCCCCACCTGAACCACCTGAACCCTGGACTGGTCTGAGAGATGCAACTTCTCACCCACCCCT ctGTCCTCAAGATCTGTCCATGTTgaaaatagctgaaaaaaactttaaagaaaagcaCCTTGCATTCCAAACGTCTGAGGACTGTTTGTATCTCAGTGTTTACAGCCCTGCTGGCTCAAGCAAAAAAGACAAGTTACCT GTAATGGTGTGGATCCATGGGGGCAATTTTATATTTGGTGGTGCTGCTCGGTATGATGGCTCTGCACTGTCAGCCTACGAGAATGTTGTGGTGGTAACGATTCAGTACAGACTGGGACTCCTTGGATACTTCAA CACTGGGGATGAGCACGCCCGCGGGAACTGGGCGTACTTGGATCAAGTCGCAGCCCTCCGGTGGGTGCAGGGAAATATTGAGCACTTTGGTGGAGACCCTGCATCTGTCACTCTCTTTGGGATATCTGCAGGATCTTGCTCTGTTTTTGCACAT GTGTTATCTCCTTTATCTAAGGGTCTCTTTCATAAAGCAATATCAGAGAGTGGAATTATAATTCCCCCCAGTAAAAATTTACATCTTTCAACAGATCTTGAG AAAATTGCCAGTGTCTTCAAGTGTGAGTCGAGCagttccctctccctgctgaacTGCTTGAGGAAGCAGGAAGCAGAACACATAGTCCGAAACAGCAAG GAAATTTCATTTCTACCCTTAGTTTTGGATGGAGTGTTTCTTCATAAGCCACCTGAAGAGATACTGGCTGGAAAAGAATTCAATGCAGTCCCATTCATGATAGGAGTCACCAACAATGAATTTGGCTGGAATATTAGATCG ACATCAAAAATGAAAGGTTTGAGGGAAATTGGAGATAGAAAATCAATTGCCTCGACTGTAGAGGTTTTTCTACCAATGATC GATGTACCCTCAGATCTTCTGCCCATGATCATAGATGAATATCTGGGAGACACAGAGGATCCTGCAGAGCTACGGGACCGATTCGTGGACCTGCTGGGGGACATGGCAATTGTCATGCCAGCCATTAAAGCACTGAATTATCACAGGG AGTCTGGAGCTCCCACCTACTTCTTTGAATTCCAGCACCGGCCCAGTGCTTACTGGGACAGCAAACCAGACTATGTGAAGGCTGACCACGGGGATGAAGTTGGTTTTGTCTTTGGGGGGCCATTTCTGGCTGGGGACATCCAGCTCCGCA gTGAAGTtacagaggaagagaagaaccTCAGCAGAACTCTAATGAAGTACTGGGCTAACTTTGCTCGCAATGG AAACCCTAATGGAGAGGGTCTGGTTGAATGGCCATCGTACAACCGAAATGAAGAATACTTGCAAATAAATCTACAgcagaagaaaggcagaaagttgaaagaaaagaaagcagaattcTGGAAAAAAGTGATGCTTGAAAAAGCAAATAGCAAAAGCATGCAAAACAAGAAGTTTAAATTAGAGTTATAG